A section of the Castanea sativa cultivar Marrone di Chiusa Pesio chromosome 12, ASM4071231v1 genome encodes:
- the LOC142619924 gene encoding uncharacterized protein LOC142619924 isoform X4: protein MKRRISKTTRKDPSPIIGAALPQQPRRLHGVRSSDFRIPSPTSQSTKDISCRKRVKLTDLDVNIPLSCRRNASSTPLEGRLSPRSDDPKTSEFAFFKKLKENAGHKYQSHTLHKEENQSKKFKISDCSGGIPNSVKFSCKDFNSSLLAENVTPSNFSSHLSPLGGASKKAEENSPEACTTSAGGQHSHGEIFSRKRQKLRKWVVETSYPHIEELCSKGYDFVSLLLSRLFPKSNKNSGFKKSKSRDIDIDTKSQFLNSLESHSQLKKLSHLPASNHMELDHASHLDDGPSSCWLNRSPEGVLSNFYTPPSNACIACPKYKMRETGYEVGRSPVVCTQCDSTYGFQSKRYGSLAYNHLKELDDLHYPKKCLIKSGSHPLLLGWDFDRGTEERNSSITCLNTELSVYSPSSSSLGDYYQHILDDRIGAKELSESSFLSTYSPNVISFPWSYSASYNDLDFGKQVEDKEDINADFNHFPLALTLAPDYLTLAEDHKNDTKCKDSSIFFSPHNLDIMSKVFGERYHHPGFEGVLSDLSSGLDFDLEWDCPSLSCSSRKHHSPFNYAFQSPRNEGTYSCFLLKDKSEGLLDGSSHRGTLNHVNDIVNIQDWSSFYFQRPLEKDKSCPLLLDKSSWDGT from the exons ATGAAGCGACGCATTTCCAAAACTACTCGTAAAGATCCATCACCAATCATCGGAGCAGCTTTACCACAACAACCGCGTCGTCTCCATGGAGTTCGGAGCTCCGATTTCCGCATTCCAAGTCCAACTTCCCAATCAACCAAAG ATATCAGCTGCAGGAAAAGAGTAAAGCTTACAGATCTTGATGTCAATATTCCCTTAAGTTGCAGAAGAAATGCTTCTTCTACTCCATTGGAAGGAAGACTGAGTCCGAGAT CCGATGACCCCAAAACTTCcgaatttgcattttttaagaaattgaaggaaaatgCAGGCCACAAATACCAATCCCATACGTTACATAAAGAAGAAAACCAGTCAAAGAAGTTCAAAATTAGTGACTGTTCTGGAG GAATCCCAAACAGTGTCAAATTTAGCTGTAAGGACTTCAATTCCTCATTGCTTGCTGAAAATGTCACACCTAGTAACTTTAGCTCACACCTGTCACCTCTTGGTGGGGCATCAAAGAAAGCAG AGGAAAATTCACCAGAAGCTTGTACAACCTCAGCAG GGGGCCAGCACAGCCATGGAGAAATTTTTTCTAGGAAGAGACAGAAATTACGCAAATGGGTTGTAGAGACATCGTATCCTCATATTGAAGAACTCTGTTCAAAGGG GTAtgattttgtttctttgcttcttAGTCGCCTGTTCCCCAAGAGCAACAAAAACAGC GGttttaagaaatcaaaatcaagGGACATTGATATTGATACCAAATCTCAGTTTCTCAATTCTTTGGAGTCGCATAGTCAGCTCAAAAAATTAAGTCATTTACCTGCAAGTAACCATATGGAACTTGACCATGCTTCACACTTGGATGATGGTCCTTCATCTTGTTGGTTGAATAGATCACCAGAGGGGGTTCTCTCAAATTTTTACACTCCCCCAAGCAATGCTTGTATAGCATGTCCCAAGTATAAAATGAGAGAAACCGGTTATGAAGTAGGAAGAAGTCCAGTTGTATGCACTCAGTGTGATTCCACTTATGGCTTTCAATCTAAAAGATATGGATCTCTTGCATATAATCATCTCAAAGAACTGGATGACTtacattatccaaaaaaatgtttgattAAAAGTGGGTCACATCCTCTTCTTCTGGGTTGGGACTTTGACAGGGGTACAGAGGAAAGAAACTCGTCTATTACATGTCTAAATACAGAGCTGAGTGTGTATTCACCTTCATCAAGTTCCTTGGGTGATTATTATCAGCACATTCTGGATGATAGGATAGGTGCAAAAGAGTTGAGTGAATCATCCTTCCTGTCCACATATTCTCCAAATGTTATTTCATTCCCATGGTCCTATTCAGCCAGCTATAATGACCTTGATTTTGGAAAACAAGTTGAAGACAAGGAAGATATAAATGCTGACTTTAACCATTTTCCTCTAGCTCTAACACTTGCACCAGACTATCTTACTCTGGCCGAAGATCACAAGAATGACACTAAATGCAAAGATAGCAGCATCTTCTTTTCTCCTCATAATCTCGATATAATGAGCAAGGTTTTCGGTGAGAGATATCATCATCCTGGTTTCGAAGGTGTCCTTTCGGACCTTTCCTCTGgacttgattttgatttagaaTGGGATTGCCCATCATTAAGTTGTTCCTCAAGGAAGCATCATTCACCTTTCAATTATGCTTTTCAGTCTCCCAGAAATGAAGGAACATATTCATGCTTTTTACTCAAAGACAAGAGTGAAGGTTTGCTAGATGGTTCAAGTCATAGAGGAACCCTGAATCAtgtcaatgatattgttaacaTCCAAGACTGGtcatcattttatttccaaagGCCACTAGAAAAAGACAAGTCATGCCCATTGCTGCTCGATAAATCAAGCTGGGATGGAACATGA
- the LOC142619924 gene encoding uncharacterized protein LOC142619924 isoform X5 — protein sequence MKRRISKTTRKDPSPIIGAALPQQPRRLHGVRSSDFRIPSPTSQSTKDISCRKRVKLTDLDVNIPLSCRRNASSTPLEGRLSPRSDDPKTSEFAFFKKLKENAGHKYQSHTLHKEENQSKKFKISDCSGGIPNSVKFSCKDFNSSLLAENVTPSNFSSHLSPLGGASKKAEENSPEACTTSAGGQHSHGEIFSRKRQKLRKWVVETSYPHIEELCSKGRLFPKSNKNSGFKKSKSRDIDIDTKSQFLNSLESHSQLKKLSHLPASNHMELDHASHLDDGPSSCWLNRSPEGVLSNFYTPPSNACIACPKYKMRETGYEVGRSPVVCTQCDSTYGFQSKRYGSLAYNHLKELDDLHYPKKCLIKSGSHPLLLGWDFDRGTEERNSSITCLNTELSVYSPSSSSLGDYYQHILDDRIGAKELSESSFLSTYSPNVISFPWSYSASYNDLDFGKQVEDKEDINADFNHFPLALTLAPDYLTLAEDHKNDTKCKDSSIFFSPHNLDIMSKVFGERYHHPGFEGVLSDLSSGLDFDLEWDCPSLSCSSRKHHSPFNYAFQSPRNEGTYSCFLLKDKSEGLLDGSSHRGTLNHVNDIVNIQDWSSFYFQRPLEKDKSCPLLLDKSSWDGT from the exons ATGAAGCGACGCATTTCCAAAACTACTCGTAAAGATCCATCACCAATCATCGGAGCAGCTTTACCACAACAACCGCGTCGTCTCCATGGAGTTCGGAGCTCCGATTTCCGCATTCCAAGTCCAACTTCCCAATCAACCAAAG ATATCAGCTGCAGGAAAAGAGTAAAGCTTACAGATCTTGATGTCAATATTCCCTTAAGTTGCAGAAGAAATGCTTCTTCTACTCCATTGGAAGGAAGACTGAGTCCGAGAT CCGATGACCCCAAAACTTCcgaatttgcattttttaagaaattgaaggaaaatgCAGGCCACAAATACCAATCCCATACGTTACATAAAGAAGAAAACCAGTCAAAGAAGTTCAAAATTAGTGACTGTTCTGGAG GAATCCCAAACAGTGTCAAATTTAGCTGTAAGGACTTCAATTCCTCATTGCTTGCTGAAAATGTCACACCTAGTAACTTTAGCTCACACCTGTCACCTCTTGGTGGGGCATCAAAGAAAGCAG AGGAAAATTCACCAGAAGCTTGTACAACCTCAGCAG GGGGCCAGCACAGCCATGGAGAAATTTTTTCTAGGAAGAGACAGAAATTACGCAAATGGGTTGTAGAGACATCGTATCCTCATATTGAAGAACTCTGTTCAAAGGG TCGCCTGTTCCCCAAGAGCAACAAAAACAGC GGttttaagaaatcaaaatcaagGGACATTGATATTGATACCAAATCTCAGTTTCTCAATTCTTTGGAGTCGCATAGTCAGCTCAAAAAATTAAGTCATTTACCTGCAAGTAACCATATGGAACTTGACCATGCTTCACACTTGGATGATGGTCCTTCATCTTGTTGGTTGAATAGATCACCAGAGGGGGTTCTCTCAAATTTTTACACTCCCCCAAGCAATGCTTGTATAGCATGTCCCAAGTATAAAATGAGAGAAACCGGTTATGAAGTAGGAAGAAGTCCAGTTGTATGCACTCAGTGTGATTCCACTTATGGCTTTCAATCTAAAAGATATGGATCTCTTGCATATAATCATCTCAAAGAACTGGATGACTtacattatccaaaaaaatgtttgattAAAAGTGGGTCACATCCTCTTCTTCTGGGTTGGGACTTTGACAGGGGTACAGAGGAAAGAAACTCGTCTATTACATGTCTAAATACAGAGCTGAGTGTGTATTCACCTTCATCAAGTTCCTTGGGTGATTATTATCAGCACATTCTGGATGATAGGATAGGTGCAAAAGAGTTGAGTGAATCATCCTTCCTGTCCACATATTCTCCAAATGTTATTTCATTCCCATGGTCCTATTCAGCCAGCTATAATGACCTTGATTTTGGAAAACAAGTTGAAGACAAGGAAGATATAAATGCTGACTTTAACCATTTTCCTCTAGCTCTAACACTTGCACCAGACTATCTTACTCTGGCCGAAGATCACAAGAATGACACTAAATGCAAAGATAGCAGCATCTTCTTTTCTCCTCATAATCTCGATATAATGAGCAAGGTTTTCGGTGAGAGATATCATCATCCTGGTTTCGAAGGTGTCCTTTCGGACCTTTCCTCTGgacttgattttgatttagaaTGGGATTGCCCATCATTAAGTTGTTCCTCAAGGAAGCATCATTCACCTTTCAATTATGCTTTTCAGTCTCCCAGAAATGAAGGAACATATTCATGCTTTTTACTCAAAGACAAGAGTGAAGGTTTGCTAGATGGTTCAAGTCATAGAGGAACCCTGAATCAtgtcaatgatattgttaacaTCCAAGACTGGtcatcattttatttccaaagGCCACTAGAAAAAGACAAGTCATGCCCATTGCTGCTCGATAAATCAAGCTGGGATGGAACATGA
- the LOC142619924 gene encoding uncharacterized protein LOC142619924 isoform X6 — translation MPIPMSMTETSFSAKISSDISCRKRVKLTDLDVNIPLSCRRNASSTPLEGRLSPRSDDPKTSEFAFFKKLKENAGHKYQSHTLHKEENQSKKFKISDCSGGIPNSVKFSCKDFNSSLLAENVTPSNFSSHLSPLGGASKKAEENSPEACTTSAGGQHSHGEIFSRKRQKLRKWVVETSYPHIEELCSKGYDFVSLLLSRLFPKSNKNSGFKKSKSRDIDIDTKSQFLNSLESHSQLKKLSHLPASNHMELDHASHLDDGPSSCWLNRSPEGVLSNFYTPPSNACIACPKYKMRETGYEVGRSPVVCTQCDSTYGFQSKRYGSLAYNHLKELDDLHYPKKCLIKSGSHPLLLGWDFDRGTEERNSSITCLNTELSVYSPSSSSLGDYYQHILDDRIGAKELSESSFLSTYSPNVISFPWSYSASYNDLDFGKQVEDKEDINADFNHFPLALTLAPDYLTLAEDHKNDTKCKDSSIFFSPHNLDIMSKVFGERYHHPGFEGVLSDLSSGLDFDLEWDCPSLSCSSRKHHSPFNYAFQSPRNEGTYSCFLLKDKSEGLLDGSSHRGTLNHVNDIVNIQDWSSFYFQRPLEKDKSCPLLLDKSSWDGT, via the exons ATATCAGCTGCAGGAAAAGAGTAAAGCTTACAGATCTTGATGTCAATATTCCCTTAAGTTGCAGAAGAAATGCTTCTTCTACTCCATTGGAAGGAAGACTGAGTCCGAGAT CCGATGACCCCAAAACTTCcgaatttgcattttttaagaaattgaaggaaaatgCAGGCCACAAATACCAATCCCATACGTTACATAAAGAAGAAAACCAGTCAAAGAAGTTCAAAATTAGTGACTGTTCTGGAG GAATCCCAAACAGTGTCAAATTTAGCTGTAAGGACTTCAATTCCTCATTGCTTGCTGAAAATGTCACACCTAGTAACTTTAGCTCACACCTGTCACCTCTTGGTGGGGCATCAAAGAAAGCAG AGGAAAATTCACCAGAAGCTTGTACAACCTCAGCAG GGGGCCAGCACAGCCATGGAGAAATTTTTTCTAGGAAGAGACAGAAATTACGCAAATGGGTTGTAGAGACATCGTATCCTCATATTGAAGAACTCTGTTCAAAGGG GTAtgattttgtttctttgcttcttAGTCGCCTGTTCCCCAAGAGCAACAAAAACAGC GGttttaagaaatcaaaatcaagGGACATTGATATTGATACCAAATCTCAGTTTCTCAATTCTTTGGAGTCGCATAGTCAGCTCAAAAAATTAAGTCATTTACCTGCAAGTAACCATATGGAACTTGACCATGCTTCACACTTGGATGATGGTCCTTCATCTTGTTGGTTGAATAGATCACCAGAGGGGGTTCTCTCAAATTTTTACACTCCCCCAAGCAATGCTTGTATAGCATGTCCCAAGTATAAAATGAGAGAAACCGGTTATGAAGTAGGAAGAAGTCCAGTTGTATGCACTCAGTGTGATTCCACTTATGGCTTTCAATCTAAAAGATATGGATCTCTTGCATATAATCATCTCAAAGAACTGGATGACTtacattatccaaaaaaatgtttgattAAAAGTGGGTCACATCCTCTTCTTCTGGGTTGGGACTTTGACAGGGGTACAGAGGAAAGAAACTCGTCTATTACATGTCTAAATACAGAGCTGAGTGTGTATTCACCTTCATCAAGTTCCTTGGGTGATTATTATCAGCACATTCTGGATGATAGGATAGGTGCAAAAGAGTTGAGTGAATCATCCTTCCTGTCCACATATTCTCCAAATGTTATTTCATTCCCATGGTCCTATTCAGCCAGCTATAATGACCTTGATTTTGGAAAACAAGTTGAAGACAAGGAAGATATAAATGCTGACTTTAACCATTTTCCTCTAGCTCTAACACTTGCACCAGACTATCTTACTCTGGCCGAAGATCACAAGAATGACACTAAATGCAAAGATAGCAGCATCTTCTTTTCTCCTCATAATCTCGATATAATGAGCAAGGTTTTCGGTGAGAGATATCATCATCCTGGTTTCGAAGGTGTCCTTTCGGACCTTTCCTCTGgacttgattttgatttagaaTGGGATTGCCCATCATTAAGTTGTTCCTCAAGGAAGCATCATTCACCTTTCAATTATGCTTTTCAGTCTCCCAGAAATGAAGGAACATATTCATGCTTTTTACTCAAAGACAAGAGTGAAGGTTTGCTAGATGGTTCAAGTCATAGAGGAACCCTGAATCAtgtcaatgatattgttaacaTCCAAGACTGGtcatcattttatttccaaagGCCACTAGAAAAAGACAAGTCATGCCCATTGCTGCTCGATAAATCAAGCTGGGATGGAACATGA
- the LOC142619924 gene encoding uncharacterized protein LOC142619924 isoform X7, whose protein sequence is MQATNTNPIRYIKKKTSQRSSKLVTVLEESQTVSNLAVRTSIPHCLLKMSHLVTLAHTCHLLVGHQRKQSLCLGGQHSHGEIFSRKRQKLRKWVVETSYPHIEELCSKGYDFVSLLLSRLFPKSNKNSGFKKSKSRDIDIDTKSQFLNSLESHSQLKKLSHLPASNHMELDHASHLDDGPSSCWLNRSPEGVLSNFYTPPSNACIACPKYKMRETGYEVGRSPVVCTQCDSTYGFQSKRYGSLAYNHLKELDDLHYPKKCLIKSGSHPLLLGWDFDRGTEERNSSITCLNTELSVYSPSSSSLGDYYQHILDDRIGAKELSESSFLSTYSPNVISFPWSYSASYNDLDFGKQVEDKEDINADFNHFPLALTLAPDYLTLAEDHKNDTKCKDSSIFFSPHNLDIMSKVFGERYHHPGFEGVLSDLSSGLDFDLEWDCPSLSCSSRKHHSPFNYAFQSPRNEGTYSCFLLKDKSEGLLDGSSHRGTLNHVNDIVNIQDWSSFYFQRPLEKDKSCPLLLDKSSWDGT, encoded by the exons atgCAGGCCACAAATACCAATCCCATACGTTACATAAAGAAGAAAACCAGTCAAAGAAGTTCAAAATTAGTGACTGTTCTGGAG GAATCCCAAACAGTGTCAAATTTAGCTGTAAGGACTTCAATTCCTCATTGCTTGCTGAAAATGTCACACCTAGTAACTTTAGCTCACACCTGTCACCTCTTGGTGGGGCATCAAAGAAAGCAG TCTTTATGTTTAGGGGGCCAGCACAGCCATGGAGAAATTTTTTCTAGGAAGAGACAGAAATTACGCAAATGGGTTGTAGAGACATCGTATCCTCATATTGAAGAACTCTGTTCAAAGGG GTAtgattttgtttctttgcttcttAGTCGCCTGTTCCCCAAGAGCAACAAAAACAGC GGttttaagaaatcaaaatcaagGGACATTGATATTGATACCAAATCTCAGTTTCTCAATTCTTTGGAGTCGCATAGTCAGCTCAAAAAATTAAGTCATTTACCTGCAAGTAACCATATGGAACTTGACCATGCTTCACACTTGGATGATGGTCCTTCATCTTGTTGGTTGAATAGATCACCAGAGGGGGTTCTCTCAAATTTTTACACTCCCCCAAGCAATGCTTGTATAGCATGTCCCAAGTATAAAATGAGAGAAACCGGTTATGAAGTAGGAAGAAGTCCAGTTGTATGCACTCAGTGTGATTCCACTTATGGCTTTCAATCTAAAAGATATGGATCTCTTGCATATAATCATCTCAAAGAACTGGATGACTtacattatccaaaaaaatgtttgattAAAAGTGGGTCACATCCTCTTCTTCTGGGTTGGGACTTTGACAGGGGTACAGAGGAAAGAAACTCGTCTATTACATGTCTAAATACAGAGCTGAGTGTGTATTCACCTTCATCAAGTTCCTTGGGTGATTATTATCAGCACATTCTGGATGATAGGATAGGTGCAAAAGAGTTGAGTGAATCATCCTTCCTGTCCACATATTCTCCAAATGTTATTTCATTCCCATGGTCCTATTCAGCCAGCTATAATGACCTTGATTTTGGAAAACAAGTTGAAGACAAGGAAGATATAAATGCTGACTTTAACCATTTTCCTCTAGCTCTAACACTTGCACCAGACTATCTTACTCTGGCCGAAGATCACAAGAATGACACTAAATGCAAAGATAGCAGCATCTTCTTTTCTCCTCATAATCTCGATATAATGAGCAAGGTTTTCGGTGAGAGATATCATCATCCTGGTTTCGAAGGTGTCCTTTCGGACCTTTCCTCTGgacttgattttgatttagaaTGGGATTGCCCATCATTAAGTTGTTCCTCAAGGAAGCATCATTCACCTTTCAATTATGCTTTTCAGTCTCCCAGAAATGAAGGAACATATTCATGCTTTTTACTCAAAGACAAGAGTGAAGGTTTGCTAGATGGTTCAAGTCATAGAGGAACCCTGAATCAtgtcaatgatattgttaacaTCCAAGACTGGtcatcattttatttccaaagGCCACTAGAAAAAGACAAGTCATGCCCATTGCTGCTCGATAAATCAAGCTGGGATGGAACATGA